The sequence below is a genomic window from Streptomyces sp. NBC_00582.
TCGGCCGCGATGTTCTGCCTGGTCTGGGCCCTGATCAAGGCCCCGACCTGGGGCTGGGGCGACGGCAAGACCTGGGCGTTCGTCATCGGCTCGGTGCTGCTGTTCGCCGCCTTCGCGTTGTGGGAGACGAAGGTCGCGGAGCCGCTCATCCCGCTGGCGCTGTTCCGTTCCGTACCGCTGTCGGCGGGCGTGGTCCTGATGGTCCTGATGGCCATCGCCTTCATGGGCGGTCTGTTCTTCGTGACGTTCTACCTGCAGAACGTGCACGGCATGAAGCCCATCGACGCCGGTCTGCACCTCCTGCCGCTCACCGGCATGATGATCGTCGGCTCCCCGCTCGCGGGCGCGCTGATCACCAGGCTGGGCCCGCGCATCCCGCTGGCCGGCGGCATGGCGGCCACCGCGATCGCCATGTACGGCATGTCCACGCTGCAGACGGACACCGGCAGCGCCGCCATGTCCCTCTGGTTCGCCCTGCTGGGCCTCGGCCTCGCCCCCGTCATGGTCGGCGCCACCGAGGTCATCGTCGGCAACGCGCCCATGGAGCTGTCGGGTGTGGCGGGCGGCCTCCAGCAGGCGGCCATGCAGATCGGCGGCAGCCTCGGCACCGCCGTACTGGGCGCCGTGATGGCCTCCAAGGTCGACAGCGACCTGCCGTCCAACTGGACCGCGGCGGGTCTGCCCGAGCTCACCCCCGCCCAACTCGACCAGGCCTCCGAGGCCGTCCAGGTCGGGGTGGCGCCGGTGACGCCCGAGACGCCGGCCGAGGTCGCCGCGAAGATCACCGACGTCGCGCACGACACCTTCATCTCCGGTATGAGCCTCGCCTCTCTGGTCGCGGCCGGAGTGGCGGTCGTCGCCGTGTTCGTCGCGCTCCTCACCAAGCGCGGCGCGAACGCGGAGG
It includes:
- a CDS encoding MFS transporter; its protein translation is MTSQTTIDTTGSGDKASAAPSDLPPAQGLRGHPWFTLITVAVGVMMVALDGTIVAIANPAIQKDLGATFAQVQWITNGYFLALAVSLITAGKLGDRFGHRQTFLIGVVGFAAASGAIGLSDSIALVVTFRVLQGLFGALLMPAALGLLRATFPAEKLNMAIGIWGMVIGASTAGGPILGGVLVEHVSWQSVFFINVPVGLVALVLGVLILLDHRAENAPRSFDLLGIALLSAAMFCLVWALIKAPTWGWGDGKTWAFVIGSVLLFAAFALWETKVAEPLIPLALFRSVPLSAGVVLMVLMAIAFMGGLFFVTFYLQNVHGMKPIDAGLHLLPLTGMMIVGSPLAGALITRLGPRIPLAGGMAATAIAMYGMSTLQTDTGSAAMSLWFALLGLGLAPVMVGATEVIVGNAPMELSGVAGGLQQAAMQIGGSLGTAVLGAVMASKVDSDLPSNWTAAGLPELTPAQLDQASEAVQVGVAPVTPETPAEVAAKITDVAHDTFISGMSLASLVAAGVAVVAVFVALLTKRGANAEAGAGVGHI